A window of uncultured Draconibacterium sp. contains these coding sequences:
- a CDS encoding lactate utilization protein, whose translation MSKARQEILNKLKNAVHPQPEKPDFDAPVYFSIDQPLDLVFKENLEKVNGSVYICESEEELISEIKAFLSTYNPENIACAESGLRQFLTSNNIQLSLSKEASETTEIGITTCEFLVAHTGSVMVSSAIEGARQSFVYPPVHLVIARKNQIVDYLRSAYTEIQLKYGEKLPSQITLITGPSRTADIEKTLVLGAHGPRELKVYIY comes from the coding sequence ATGAGTAAGGCGCGGCAGGAAATATTGAACAAGCTAAAAAATGCTGTTCACCCCCAGCCGGAAAAGCCGGACTTTGATGCTCCCGTTTATTTTTCTATTGATCAACCTTTGGATCTTGTATTCAAAGAAAATCTGGAAAAAGTAAACGGGAGTGTTTATATATGCGAATCAGAAGAAGAGTTAATCAGCGAGATTAAAGCTTTTCTTTCAACATACAATCCGGAAAACATTGCATGTGCAGAATCCGGTCTACGTCAATTTCTGACATCAAACAATATTCAACTTTCACTAAGCAAAGAAGCTTCAGAGACAACCGAAATTGGAATAACCACTTGTGAGTTTCTGGTTGCACACACAGGATCGGTAATGGTGAGCTCGGCCATAGAAGGGGCTCGTCAATCGTTTGTTTATCCTCCGGTTCACCTTGTAATTGCACGAAAAAATCAAATTGTTGATTATCTTCGGAGCGCCTATACGGAAATTCAGTTAAAATACGGAGAAAAACTTCCTTCGCAAATTACGCTGATAACCGGGCCCAGCCGAACAGCTGACATAGAAAAAACATTGGTTCTTGGGGCGCATGGGCCACGCGAATTAAAAGTATATATTTATTAA
- a CDS encoding phosphatidate cytidylyltransferase, which translates to MSNLVKRTIFGAVYVLIMLGGILIHPFAFAVVFAVILFFTQFEFYAVVEQAGHKPSKWVGTISGVLFFLLSFFLSIGFLPKAFGFTFLAIIVFMFIFELFSSRQNTLENSGLSVLGFIYIAGPFSLMNFVAHASINGQSNRFYPWVLAGILFILWVNDSFAYLIGSAFGKHKMCQKISPKKSWEGLIGGAVFATIMGIINALLFQEISMTSWIIIALLTVAFGTLGDLFQSKIKREIGVKDSGNILPGHGGFLDRLDSLLFAIPIIFIWLIFSGNL; encoded by the coding sequence GTGAGTAATTTAGTTAAACGAACCATATTTGGAGCAGTATATGTTTTGATAATGCTTGGTGGAATTCTAATCCATCCTTTTGCTTTTGCAGTAGTATTTGCTGTCATCCTGTTTTTTACGCAATTTGAGTTTTATGCGGTGGTTGAACAAGCCGGCCACAAACCATCAAAATGGGTAGGAACGATTTCAGGAGTGCTCTTTTTTCTATTAAGTTTTTTCCTTTCCATCGGATTTTTACCAAAAGCCTTTGGCTTTACATTTCTGGCTATAATCGTATTCATGTTTATTTTTGAGCTGTTTAGCAGCCGGCAAAATACCCTGGAAAACAGTGGGCTGAGTGTACTTGGTTTTATTTATATAGCAGGCCCTTTTAGTTTAATGAATTTTGTGGCTCACGCGTCAATAAACGGACAGAGTAATCGGTTTTATCCCTGGGTTTTGGCAGGTATATTATTTATTCTCTGGGTAAACGATTCGTTTGCTTACCTTATTGGTTCTGCATTTGGAAAGCACAAAATGTGTCAGAAAATATCTCCTAAAAAATCGTGGGAAGGATTAATTGGCGGTGCTGTTTTTGCCACAATAATGGGAATTATTAATGCGCTACTTTTTCAGGAAATAAGCATGACCAGCTGGATAATAATTGCTCTGCTAACTGTTGCATTCGGCACATTGGGCGATTTGTTCCAATCAAAAATTAAACGCGAAATCGGAGTTAAGGATTCGGGAAACATCTTACCCGGCCACGGAGGATTTCTGGATCGGCTGGATAGTCTGCTTTTCGCCATCCCTATAATTTTTATTTGGCTGATTTTTTCGGGGAACTTATAA
- a CDS encoding CDP-alcohol phosphatidyltransferase family protein — protein sequence MRTIIRQIPNFITSLNLTSGVLATIFAIDGHLIWAGIFICLASVFDFFDGLAARALKAYSDTGKQLDSLSDLVSFGVAPGAILFTLLEFSLYGKNQAIYEISGQWYEWIILFSSLLIPIFGAIRLARFNVNSSGETFFRGLAIPSNGIFWASMGLMLEFPKYQEYFKHIYSTKILVMLGIFFAGMMVINMPMFSLKLSNFSWKDNWFRYIFLIIAGILLAVLNVYGLALTILLYIILNSIFYLFKVKIS from the coding sequence ATGCGTACTATTATCCGACAAATACCAAATTTTATAACGAGTTTAAACCTGACATCGGGAGTACTGGCTACAATTTTTGCCATTGATGGTCACTTAATTTGGGCAGGTATATTTATTTGCCTGGCATCGGTATTCGACTTTTTTGACGGACTGGCTGCCAGGGCTTTAAAAGCCTACTCCGACACAGGAAAACAACTCGACTCATTATCCGATTTAGTATCGTTTGGTGTAGCTCCGGGCGCAATACTTTTTACCTTACTCGAATTCTCGCTTTATGGAAAGAACCAAGCCATTTATGAAATAAGCGGGCAGTGGTACGAATGGATCATCTTATTTTCATCATTACTGATACCAATTTTTGGAGCAATTCGCCTGGCCCGCTTCAATGTGAATTCAAGCGGCGAAACATTTTTCAGAGGATTAGCTATTCCATCAAACGGTATTTTTTGGGCATCGATGGGGTTAATGCTTGAATTTCCGAAATACCAGGAATACTTTAAACACATTTATTCAACAAAAATACTGGTAATGCTGGGTATATTTTTCGCCGGAATGATGGTAATAAATATGCCTATGTTTTCATTAAAATTGAGCAATTTTTCGTGGAAAGACAATTGGTTTCGTTACATTTTTCTGATAATTGCAGGCATTCTTCTAGCCGTATTAAATGTATATGGCCTCGCGCTTACCATTCTTCTTTACATTATTTTGAATTCAATATTTTACTTATTCAAAGTAAAAATATCTTAG
- a CDS encoding sigma-54 dependent transcriptional regulator, whose translation MSKILVIDDERSIRNTLKDILEYEKYEVDLAEDGNKGLEKIKSAEYDVILCDIKMPGLDGIEVLERLVVLAPDTPVVMISGHGNIDTAVDSIKKGAFDYIEKPLDLNRLLITIRNAMDKSNLVTETKILKKKVNKKYEIIGESKAINDIINMADRVAPTDARILITGANGSGKELVARRIHDNSTRSSGPFVEVNCAAIPSELIESELFGHEKGAFTSAVKQRKGKFEQANGGTLFLDEIGDMSLSAQAKVLRALQESIISRVGGDKHIKVDVRVVAATNKNLSDEIAANKFREDLYHRLSVILIHVPSLNDRLDDIPLLANHFITQICKEYGMPEKTITDKAIQELQKINWTGNVREFRNVIERLIILCDKEINEADVLRFAAPLK comes from the coding sequence ATGTCAAAAATCCTGGTAATAGACGACGAGAGAAGTATACGAAATACGCTAAAAGATATATTGGAGTATGAAAAATATGAAGTGGATTTAGCGGAAGACGGGAACAAAGGATTAGAGAAAATTAAATCGGCAGAGTACGATGTAATTTTGTGCGATATCAAAATGCCAGGTTTGGATGGTATTGAAGTGTTGGAACGACTGGTAGTTTTGGCGCCCGATACTCCAGTTGTTATGATTTCAGGTCACGGAAACATTGATACTGCTGTAGATTCAATAAAAAAAGGAGCTTTTGATTACATCGAAAAACCTTTGGATTTGAACCGTTTGCTGATTACAATTCGTAATGCAATGGACAAATCGAATTTGGTTACCGAAACTAAAATTCTGAAAAAGAAGGTAAATAAGAAATACGAAATCATTGGGGAGTCTAAAGCGATTAACGATATTATTAATATGGCTGACCGCGTTGCGCCCACTGATGCACGAATATTAATTACCGGGGCAAATGGCTCTGGAAAAGAACTGGTCGCACGCCGCATACACGATAACAGTACGCGTTCCTCGGGACCATTTGTGGAAGTGAACTGTGCTGCAATTCCATCAGAGTTGATCGAAAGTGAATTGTTTGGGCATGAAAAGGGAGCATTCACCTCGGCCGTTAAACAACGAAAGGGAAAATTTGAACAAGCCAATGGCGGTACTCTTTTTCTCGACGAAATAGGAGACATGAGTTTGTCGGCGCAAGCCAAGGTTTTAAGAGCCTTGCAAGAAAGTATTATTAGCAGGGTTGGTGGCGATAAACACATAAAAGTAGATGTACGTGTTGTGGCGGCAACAAATAAAAACCTGTCGGATGAAATTGCTGCCAATAAGTTTCGTGAAGATTTATACCACCGCTTAAGCGTAATATTAATTCATGTACCATCGCTGAACGACCGCCTGGATGATATTCCGCTTTTGGCGAACCATTTTATCACTCAAATTTGCAAAGAGTACGGTATGCCGGAGAAAACAATTACGGATAAGGCCATACAAGAACTACAAAAAATTAACTGGACAGGTAACGTTCGCGAATTTCGAAATGTGATTGAAAGGCTGATTATTCTTTGCGATAAGGAGATTAACGAGGCCGATGTTTTACGTTTTGCCGCACCTTTGAAGTAA
- a CDS encoding MFS transporter, whose translation MNLRNHKLSVLEKIGYALGDGAANIAWRGVSTFLLFFYTDVFGITAAAAGLLLLVARFSDGVSDVAMGIIGDRTNTKYGKFRPWVLWTAIPLAVILSLLFTTPNIGNTGKIVYAYITYILFTLIYTANNIPYGALMAVMTGDNKERTSIGSFRMVGAFAGGMIVQGALLFLVAYFGNVNPSIDLTKINETRYEVSVSSPQKVPNAKINTKDGIAKLYWADVEEGVADDPAPYISFSMLPDKTYLFIVDGEVDLSTEKISLINQKKGYRNSIYVLSVFLAIFMFLTFVSTKERVSPPKTQRTNLKQDLKDLVKNKPWLVLLIVGLLWTIYNSTKQGMVMYYFTMYLNNQLLAASYLIGLMVASIAGAMVTASLSKKIGKKKLFIYALLFSGGVNALLFFCGPQDIGAIFTIGIISEFGAAIFPTLYFTMLGDVADYSEYKNSRRATGLVYSAGSFVTKFGGGLAAALIGAVLAAFNYDGMDSSTIEGAIPGIKMLMSWIPALVALLAAIMMSVYPLSQTKLDEITIELNDRRENELSIN comes from the coding sequence ATGAACTTAAGAAACCACAAATTATCTGTTTTAGAAAAGATTGGATATGCGCTGGGAGACGGTGCTGCCAACATTGCCTGGCGGGGAGTATCTACATTTTTGCTGTTTTTCTATACTGATGTTTTCGGGATTACAGCTGCTGCAGCCGGACTTTTATTGCTTGTGGCACGTTTTAGCGATGGAGTAAGCGATGTTGCCATGGGAATTATTGGCGACAGAACCAATACAAAATACGGCAAGTTTCGTCCCTGGGTTTTATGGACGGCCATCCCCCTGGCAGTTATTTTATCCTTGTTGTTTACAACTCCCAATATAGGAAATACAGGAAAAATTGTTTACGCCTATATCACATATATTTTATTCACACTGATTTATACGGCCAATAACATTCCTTACGGGGCGTTAATGGCAGTAATGACCGGCGACAATAAAGAACGAACCAGCATCGGGTCGTTTCGTATGGTTGGAGCTTTTGCCGGAGGTATGATCGTACAGGGAGCTTTGTTGTTTCTGGTAGCTTATTTCGGAAACGTCAACCCATCTATCGACTTAACCAAAATTAATGAAACAAGATATGAAGTATCCGTTTCATCACCACAAAAAGTACCCAATGCAAAAATTAATACAAAAGATGGTATTGCGAAATTGTATTGGGCTGATGTTGAAGAAGGGGTTGCAGATGATCCGGCACCTTACATAAGTTTCTCGATGCTACCTGATAAAACGTATTTGTTCATTGTTGACGGGGAAGTTGATTTAAGCACTGAGAAAATATCGTTGATCAACCAGAAAAAGGGATATCGCAATTCTATTTATGTACTTTCAGTATTCCTTGCTATTTTTATGTTTCTCACATTTGTTAGCACAAAAGAGCGTGTGTCGCCTCCAAAAACTCAGCGAACAAATCTGAAACAAGATTTAAAAGACCTGGTAAAAAACAAACCATGGCTGGTGCTGCTAATTGTGGGTCTTTTATGGACCATTTACAACTCCACAAAACAGGGTATGGTAATGTACTATTTTACCATGTACCTAAACAATCAGTTGTTGGCAGCTTCGTACCTAATCGGACTAATGGTAGCATCTATTGCTGGCGCCATGGTTACTGCCTCTTTGAGTAAAAAAATAGGAAAGAAAAAACTGTTTATTTATGCTTTATTATTCTCCGGCGGAGTAAATGCTTTACTCTTTTTCTGCGGGCCGCAAGATATCGGTGCAATTTTCACCATAGGTATTATTTCAGAATTTGGAGCTGCCATATTTCCAACCTTATACTTTACAATGTTGGGCGATGTTGCCGACTACTCGGAATATAAAAACAGCCGTCGGGCCACAGGTTTGGTTTATTCGGCAGGTTCGTTTGTTACCAAGTTTGGTGGTGGATTAGCAGCCGCATTAATTGGTGCAGTGTTGGCGGCATTTAATTACGACGGCATGGATTCAAGCACTATTGAGGGAGCTATCCCCGGAATTAAAATGCTGATGAGCTGGATTCCTGCTTTGGTTGCACTACTGGCAGCAATTATGATGTCTGTTTACCCGCTTTCTCAAACAAAACTCGACGAAATAACAATCGAACTCAACGATCGAAGAGAAAATGAGCTTTCAATCAATTAA
- a CDS encoding glycosyl transferase: MKFGFFDDKKKEYVITNPETPWPWINYLGNKDFFSLISNTAGGYSFYKDAKFRRLTRYRYNNVPMDSGGRYFYIKDEDTIWSPGWKPCKTKLDNYECRHGMNYTKIKGAKDGVTADVLFFVPQNTHAEVQKLTLSNSGSDVKKLKLFSFTEWALWNAATDMENFQRNFSTGEVEIDGSTLYHKTEYRERRNHYAFYTVNTEIAGFDTDRETFMGLYNGFDEPKVVADGQSKMSVAHGWSPIASHSIEVELQPGESKDFVFVLGYIENEQDEKWESKGIINKTKAKALISKFDTSEKVDAAFAELNQYWDDLLQIYNVDSGDEKLDRMVNIWNQYQCMITFCFSRSASFFESGIGRGMGFRDSNQDLIGFVHQIPERARERIIDIASTQFQNGACYHQYQPLTKRGNNEIGGGFNDDPMWLVLGTISYIKETGDFAILDEMVPFDNDMSVAKTLFDHLTISFDFTVNNLGPHGLPLIGRADWNDCLNLNCFSNDPNDSFQTTENKSEGSKAESLMIAGLFVVYGRDYVELCNVLGKTEEAARAQKHVDNMVEAVKKSGWDGEWFLRAYDYFGNKIGSNENEEGKIFIESNGWCSMAGIGKEEGLVEKALDSVKERLDCEHGIVLNNPAFTKYYIEYGEISSYPEGYKENAGIFCHNNPWIMLGETVIGRGDRAWDYFKKICPSYLEDKSELHKTEPYVYSQMIAGKDAFKPGEAKNSWLTGTAAWNFYTISQYILGVRPHYKGLEIDPCIPHDWKTYKISRKFRGATYKIEVINPNASSKGVKQITLDDKPVEGNVLPIMPEGTYTVKVEMI; this comes from the coding sequence ATGAAATTTGGATTTTTTGACGATAAAAAGAAGGAGTATGTAATTACCAATCCTGAAACGCCATGGCCATGGATTAATTACCTTGGAAATAAAGATTTCTTCTCTTTAATTTCGAACACAGCAGGAGGATATTCATTTTATAAAGATGCCAAATTTCGTCGCCTGACAAGATACCGGTACAACAACGTTCCAATGGACTCGGGAGGCCGCTATTTTTATATAAAAGACGAAGACACGATTTGGTCGCCGGGATGGAAACCCTGCAAAACCAAACTCGACAATTACGAGTGTCGCCATGGTATGAATTATACCAAAATTAAAGGGGCCAAAGATGGTGTTACTGCTGACGTTCTGTTTTTTGTTCCTCAGAATACACACGCTGAAGTACAAAAGCTTACGTTAAGCAACAGCGGTTCCGATGTAAAAAAACTAAAGCTTTTTTCGTTTACCGAATGGGCACTTTGGAATGCGGCCACCGATATGGAAAACTTTCAGCGTAACTTTTCTACCGGAGAAGTGGAAATTGACGGCTCCACTTTGTACCATAAAACCGAATACCGCGAACGCAGAAACCACTATGCATTTTATACGGTAAATACCGAGATTGCCGGTTTCGATACCGATCGTGAAACGTTTATGGGGCTTTACAATGGTTTCGACGAACCAAAAGTTGTAGCAGATGGCCAGTCAAAAATGAGCGTTGCTCATGGTTGGTCACCCATTGCATCGCATTCCATTGAAGTTGAACTACAACCCGGCGAATCGAAAGATTTTGTATTTGTTTTAGGATACATCGAAAATGAACAAGATGAGAAATGGGAATCAAAAGGTATAATCAATAAAACCAAAGCCAAAGCGCTTATTTCGAAATTCGATACCAGCGAAAAAGTGGATGCTGCTTTTGCGGAATTAAACCAGTACTGGGACGATTTGCTGCAAATTTACAATGTAGATTCAGGAGATGAAAAACTGGACAGAATGGTAAACATCTGGAACCAGTATCAATGTATGATCACCTTCTGTTTCTCGCGCTCAGCTTCATTCTTCGAAAGTGGAATTGGCCGTGGTATGGGTTTCCGCGATTCGAACCAGGATTTAATCGGATTCGTACATCAAATTCCGGAACGTGCCCGCGAGCGAATTATTGATATTGCTTCAACCCAATTCCAGAACGGAGCATGCTACCATCAGTACCAACCACTTACCAAAAGAGGAAACAATGAAATTGGTGGTGGATTTAACGACGATCCAATGTGGCTCGTTTTAGGAACCATCAGCTATATAAAAGAAACCGGCGACTTCGCTATTTTAGATGAAATGGTACCCTTCGATAACGACATGAGCGTTGCCAAAACATTATTCGATCACCTTACCATTTCCTTTGATTTTACAGTAAACAATTTAGGCCCGCACGGACTTCCTTTAATCGGTAGAGCCGACTGGAACGACTGCTTAAACCTGAACTGTTTCTCGAACGATCCAAATGACTCGTTCCAAACCACTGAAAACAAATCGGAAGGATCAAAAGCTGAATCATTAATGATTGCAGGTTTGTTTGTGGTTTACGGACGTGATTATGTGGAGCTGTGCAATGTACTTGGCAAAACAGAAGAAGCAGCACGAGCCCAAAAACATGTGGACAATATGGTTGAAGCCGTTAAAAAAAGCGGTTGGGACGGCGAATGGTTTTTACGTGCTTACGACTACTTCGGAAATAAAATTGGAAGCAACGAAAACGAAGAAGGTAAAATATTTATCGAATCGAACGGCTGGTGTAGTATGGCCGGAATTGGAAAAGAAGAAGGGCTGGTTGAAAAAGCACTCGACTCGGTAAAAGAGCGTTTGGATTGCGAACATGGAATCGTTCTGAACAATCCTGCTTTTACAAAATATTACATTGAATATGGCGAAATTTCGAGCTATCCGGAAGGATACAAAGAAAACGCCGGAATTTTCTGTCACAACAATCCCTGGATTATGCTTGGCGAAACAGTGATTGGAAGAGGTGATCGTGCCTGGGACTATTTCAAAAAAATATGTCCTTCCTATTTGGAAGACAAGAGTGAATTGCACAAAACCGAGCCTTACGTATATTCGCAAATGATTGCCGGAAAAGATGCCTTTAAACCCGGTGAAGCCAAAAATTCGTGGTTAACCGGAACGGCAGCATGGAATTTTTATACCATCAGTCAATACATTCTTGGTGTGCGGCCACATTACAAGGGGCTGGAGATTGATCCGTGTATTCCTCACGATTGGAAAACGTACAAAATATCGCGCAAATTCAGGGGTGCTACCTATAAAATTGAGGTGATCAATCCGAATGCTTCTAGCAAAGGAGTAAAACAAATTACTCTCGACGATAAACCTGTTGAAGGAAATGTACTTCCGATAATGCCCGAAGGAACTTATACCGTAAAAGTCGAAATGATTTAA
- a CDS encoding glycoside hydrolase family 9 protein — protein MKPILSKLLVYLAVSLVILFSSCTPTTRTINETYSENILINQLGYKPNAEKKALIRADVDVFELVDKTGKVVFEAPAGEFKYWELSGDSVRLADFTSFNTSGEYHICINGTELSSPFVINDNPFNGLADAVLKSYYYARCGVDITEKFGEKWNWKAGHPDTNVLIHASAADKNRPEGTSISSPGGWYDAGDFGKYIVNSGISTYTLLLSATLNSEFHKLQNINIPESGNNLPDILNESLVNLKWMLTMQDPNDGGLYHKLTTKNFVGFVLPSETNEQRYVVQKSTSAALDFAATMAYASRIFEKYNMPDLANTMKISAEKAWLWAIKNPDVIYNQPKDISTGGYGDNRLVDEWFWAAAEMYLLSGEESYKEVMLSNYEKPVTPKWNVVNTLGIISLLTSDKRGEFEDFEKDFIEYADNMLAIEKESPYLVSTNKFAWGSNSDVANDGMLKLIAYHLSGNEKYIVSAQNDLDYILGRNATGYSFVTGFGSKPPMHIHNRISSADAVEEPVPGYLAGGPNTVVLNDCAAQNVERSLFPAKSYTDTECSYSTNETAINWNAPLVFLTAGLN, from the coding sequence ATGAAACCAATTCTAAGCAAATTACTCGTATACTTAGCGGTAAGCCTGGTAATTCTTTTTTCATCGTGCACTCCCACCACACGAACCATAAACGAAACTTATTCTGAAAACATTTTAATTAACCAGCTGGGTTATAAACCAAATGCAGAAAAGAAAGCATTGATACGAGCCGATGTTGATGTATTTGAATTAGTCGACAAAACCGGGAAAGTAGTTTTTGAGGCTCCTGCCGGAGAATTCAAATACTGGGAACTTTCAGGCGACTCGGTTCGTTTGGCCGACTTTACTTCGTTTAACACAAGCGGCGAGTATCATATTTGCATTAATGGCACCGAATTATCCTCCCCTTTTGTTATCAACGATAATCCATTCAATGGTTTAGCCGATGCAGTTCTTAAATCCTATTATTACGCCCGATGTGGTGTTGATATTACCGAAAAGTTTGGCGAAAAATGGAACTGGAAAGCCGGTCATCCGGATACAAACGTATTAATTCATGCCTCGGCTGCCGACAAAAACAGACCTGAAGGCACATCCATTTCGTCGCCGGGAGGCTGGTACGATGCCGGCGATTTTGGCAAATACATTGTAAACAGTGGCATTTCTACCTATACGCTGCTATTAAGTGCTACACTAAATTCTGAATTTCATAAATTACAAAACATAAACATTCCTGAATCAGGAAACAATCTTCCTGATATTTTAAATGAAAGCCTGGTTAATTTAAAGTGGATGCTAACGATGCAGGATCCCAACGATGGGGGATTATACCACAAACTTACCACCAAAAATTTTGTTGGATTTGTTCTTCCGTCAGAAACAAACGAGCAACGTTATGTGGTTCAAAAAAGCACTTCGGCCGCTCTTGATTTTGCAGCTACAATGGCATATGCATCGCGAATTTTTGAAAAATACAATATGCCGGACCTGGCCAATACAATGAAAATAAGTGCCGAAAAAGCCTGGTTATGGGCCATAAAAAATCCGGATGTGATATACAATCAACCCAAAGATATTTCAACGGGCGGATATGGAGACAATCGCCTTGTGGATGAATGGTTTTGGGCTGCAGCTGAAATGTACTTGCTAAGCGGAGAAGAAAGTTATAAGGAGGTAATGCTTAGCAACTACGAAAAACCGGTTACGCCCAAATGGAATGTGGTGAATACTCTCGGGATTATTTCTTTACTGACTTCAGACAAACGAGGCGAATTTGAAGATTTTGAAAAAGACTTTATTGAATATGCAGACAATATGCTGGCCATTGAAAAAGAATCTCCTTACCTGGTTAGCACCAACAAATTTGCATGGGGAAGCAACTCGGATGTGGCGAACGATGGCATGCTAAAACTAATTGCCTACCATTTGAGCGGCAATGAAAAATACATTGTTTCGGCACAAAACGATCTGGATTACATTTTAGGAAGAAATGCTACGGGCTATTCGTTTGTAACAGGTTTCGGATCTAAACCACCAATGCACATTCACAACCGGATTTCGTCAGCCGACGCAGTTGAAGAACCTGTACCCGGTTATTTGGCAGGTGGCCCAAATACGGTTGTATTAAACGACTGTGCAGCACAAAATGTCGAAAGAAGCTTATTTCCTGCAAAATCATACACCGATACAGAATGCAGTTATTCAACCAACGAAACGGCGATTAACTGGAATGCTCCTCTTGTATTTTTAACGGCAGGATTAAATTAA
- a CDS encoding rhodanese-like domain-containing protein yields MHVHELNPWRTLIALSVFVILLVVGFLTMSKPLLSYQLDMNQSVTELSETEAYFYPWELDGVIKKETSDVVLFDIRNNFVFGQGHIPGAENISANNLITEENIKRLEELKNMNVTVVLYGDDELHANGPWMLFHQAGFDNIKLLLGGYNYYFDNKDDLLATEEDDAYFIGFARHDYAEMAAPKEGAAVGDDNGKQEVQVQRRKKSTVVAGGC; encoded by the coding sequence ATGCATGTACATGAATTAAATCCGTGGAGAACATTAATCGCGCTTTCTGTTTTTGTAATTCTCCTGGTAGTAGGCTTTTTAACAATGTCGAAACCGCTACTATCGTATCAGTTGGATATGAATCAAAGTGTGACCGAATTATCCGAAACAGAAGCCTATTTTTATCCATGGGAACTGGATGGAGTAATTAAGAAAGAAACATCGGATGTTGTTCTTTTTGATATCCGCAATAATTTTGTTTTTGGACAAGGACATATTCCGGGAGCAGAGAATATTTCGGCAAACAACTTGATAACTGAAGAAAATATCAAGAGGCTCGAGGAGCTGAAAAACATGAATGTAACCGTTGTGTTGTATGGCGATGACGAGTTACACGCAAATGGTCCGTGGATGTTGTTTCACCAGGCTGGATTCGATAACATAAAACTCCTTTTGGGAGGTTACAATTATTATTTCGATAATAAAGATGACCTGTTGGCAACGGAAGAAGACGATGCCTATTTTATTGGATTTGCGCGTCACGATTATGCTGAAATGGCCGCACCAAAAGAAGGAGCAGCTGTTGGCGACGATAATGGGAAGCAGGAAGTACAGGTACAACGCAGAAAAAAATCGACTGTAGTAGCCGGAGGTTGTTAA
- a CDS encoding rhodanese-like domain-containing protein, producing the protein MMNRNYIFLTLLMLVLAVGTVFLNKETELKQIEPAKLMQEIIQPTRYVTTDQVAKMIIKGDPSLMLVDVRSEDEFDAFSLPNSVNIPLDSLLNEDNLSYFGIPGTKIVFISDDAIKADQVWVLTKRLGYKSTYVMLGGLNKWMETIIDPVEPSADEPYTAHETYSFRKGAQMYFTGAEAEVEGTKAKVEVRRKEKTTVAAGGC; encoded by the coding sequence ATGATGAACCGAAATTATATATTTCTTACCCTATTAATGCTTGTTCTTGCTGTAGGTACAGTTTTCCTAAACAAAGAAACGGAACTAAAGCAAATTGAACCTGCAAAGCTGATGCAGGAAATTATTCAGCCAACCAGGTATGTAACAACCGATCAGGTTGCCAAAATGATTATAAAAGGAGACCCGTCTCTCATGTTGGTTGACGTGCGCAGCGAAGATGAATTTGACGCATTTTCATTACCCAATTCAGTTAATATTCCACTTGATAGTCTGTTAAACGAAGATAATCTTTCGTATTTCGGAATTCCGGGAACAAAAATTGTTTTTATTTCTGACGATGCTATTAAAGCGGATCAGGTTTGGGTGCTTACAAAACGTTTGGGCTACAAAAGCACATATGTGATGTTGGGTGGCTTAAACAAATGGATGGAAACCATTATCGATCCGGTTGAACCATCTGCAGACGAACCATATACAGCTCACGAAACGTATTCGTTTAGAAAAGGAGCACAGATGTATTTTACAGGTGCCGAAGCAGAAGTTGAAGGAACAAAAGCAAAAGTGGAAGTTCGTAGAAAAGAGAAAACTACAGTAGCTGCCGGAGGTTGTTAA